The stretch of DNA CCGAGCGACGCGCCCACCGCACACATCTCCCAGTCGACAAAAGGAAGCGAGGCGACTACAGAAGGTGATTCATAGGCATCTGTGCAAGCTGACACGCGACCGCTGGAGAAGCTTCGCGACATCATTATCTCCAAGAACACCCATGTCTCGAATTTGTTCGGTGCTCAAAGGGCTCGCCACCCCCGTTTTCCAAAGGCATCCTTTCCGCTCACTATCGCTTGCCACTGGGTGCTCTGAAGTCGAGGTTGCAGAGCAGTACTGTGGCCGCCTGACATCGACACCTGCCGCTCCTCTCGCGTCTTCCCTTGACATCCCTGTAGCCCTTGAGTCCTCCGCAGATCCGTCATTGGATGTCCCATTTTCGTTTACCGAGCTCGAATCTGCTATAGGGCTCTCGCCTGTGCGCACGTCGCCGAGTCCTGACGGAGTCACCTACAAAGCAGTGCGGTATCTCCAACTCTGTGGCCGCCAGCTCCTTCTGGGCCTCTTCAACGAAACTTGGCAGGCCAGCTCCATCCCGCCGCACTCGAAGTCCACGATGATCGTGCCTATCCTTAAACCTGGCAAGTCCCCTCACAATATCGACTCTTTTCGGCCAATCGCACTAACAAGCTGCGAAGAGAAAGTCATGTAGCGGATGGTCCAATCTCGCCTGAACTAGTTTTTCGAAGACTCGAACTTCTTCCCTGATGTCATGGCCTGCTTTCGTCAAGGCAGGTTGGCGATAGACAACGTCATCGACATTGTCCCTAGTGTACAACAAGCGCGATCGGAAGGGAAGCTCACAGCAGCGGTCTTCCTCGACGTAAAAAAAGCATATGACAGCGTGGTGCACAGCACTGTCATTGCGGCTCTCCAAGAGGCTGGTATTGGGGGCCGCCCACACGCATGGATTCGGGACTTCCTCGTTGATCGCACCTTGTTTGTGCGCACCTCCGAAGGGGACACCGCACACTACAGAGTTCTGCGAGGTGTCCCGCAAGGGAGTGTGCTGAGCCCACTGCTGTTCAACGTCATCATGGCCGCTTTACCTGCCCAATTAAGTGAACATGTCAACATCACAATATACGCAGACGAACTCTGCATCTGGGCCTCCTCCACCCGTCGGGATGTAATCCAGCGTCGCTTGCAAAGTGCTCTGGATACTATCGTATCCTACCTCTCCGACCGTGGTCATTCTATCTCACCCAGCAAGACTGTTGCCATGGTATTCACCCGCCGATCCTTCCGCAAATTCCCCCTCCGCGTTGACGGCCAACAGCTCGCCTTCGTACGTCATCACAAATACCTGGGCATAACCATTGACCGGGAGCTGAATTGGCCCAAGCACATCAAGGCCCTGTCTACCGCGGCGACTACCATCGTGAACGTCCTCCGCCGCATCTCTGGTTCGTCCTGGGGCCCATCATACCCTGACCTTCGCCAGGTGCATACCTCACTCGTCCTTGGGCTCCTGCGTTACAGCTTACCGGTATTGCACGGTCTAAGTTCAACAACAGAGCGCGAACTTTTGAACATCCAGGCTCGAAGCCTTCGAGTGTGCCTTGGTATCCCCAAAACGACCGACACCTTCCTGGTCTTGGCTGAGGCGAAGGAGACGCCAGCCCACGTCCCACGCGACATGGAGACCCTGCGCTCTTGTGCGCGGTACCGCACACGACATGCTGCCCACTACCTACG from Ornithodoros turicata isolate Travis unplaced genomic scaffold, ASM3712646v1 Chromosome13, whole genome shotgun sequence encodes:
- the LOC135372080 gene encoding uncharacterized protein LOC135372080, which codes for MACFRQGRLAIDNVIDIVPSVQQARSEGKLTAAVFLDVKKAYDSVVHSTVIAALQEAGIGGRPHAWIRDFLVDRTLFVRTSEGDTAHYRVLRGVPQGSVLSPLLFNVIMAALPAQLSEHVNITIYADELCIWASSTRRDVIQRRLQSALDTIVSYLSDRGHSISPSKTVAMVFTRRSFRKFPLRVDGQQLAFVRHHKYLGITIDRELNWPKHIKALSTAATTIVNVLRRISGSSWGPSYPDLRQVHTSLVLGLLRYSLPVLHGLSSTTERELLNIQARSLRVCLGIPKTTDTFLVLAEAKETPAHVPRDMETLRSCARYRTRHAAHYLRDINLLYENSAFGAAVCRPAQSLPPLPSRLLYAPPLWNHVLPPTDLHIPDMSRKNDTPVLAARQFALDHLNSVPGHRKAIFTDGSVVYGASSAAFYMPHSDTAQAFKLPHETSSTEAELIAIYEALNAISGSQADSWSIFTDSKQKRNYDRSAQDRLSEVGQPVWAADPMDRRHWVKGPITGKMGTVIYEVQFAGGRRRRVHADHLKTRLTADSSEPSQTLPWPETETSLAPAPPTQVHGDPPRPPPARYTKTDRRHPSRYVPS